In uncultured Desulfovibrio sp., the genomic stretch GTTGCCGTAAGATTTTGACATCTTGCGCACGCCATCGGTGCCTTCGAGCAGGGGCAGGGTCAGAATGCACTGGCTTTCTATGCCGTAGTGCGCCTGGAGGGTGCGGCCCACCAGCAGGTTGAACTTCTGGTCAGTGCCGCCCATTTCCACATCGCTCTTGAGAGCGACAGAGTCATAACCCTGACACAGCGGATACAGAAATTCGTGGATTGATATGGGACGCTGCTCGCGGAAACGCTTTTCAAAATCATCGCGTTCCATCATGCGGGCAACGGTATAGCTGGAAGCCAGCTTGATAAAGCCCGTGGCGTCCATCTTGCCCAGCCAGGCCGAGTTGAAGGCAACCTCGGTCTTCTGCGGATCAAGAATTTTGAAAACCTGCTTTTTGTAGGTTTCCGCGTTGGCAAGAACCTGCTCCTCAGTGAGGGGGGGGCGGGTTTCCGAGCGGCCAGAGGGGTCGCCTATGCGGCCCGTAAAGTCGCCGATAAGAAAGATGACATGGTGCCCCAGTTCCTGAAAATGACGCATCTTGTGCATAACAACCGTATGCCCAAGGTGCAGGTCAGGAGCGGTGGGGTCAAAGCCCACCTTGATACGCAGCGGCTTGCCGCGCGCAATCTTTTTGCGCAGTTCGTTTTCGTCAATCAGCTCGGCCATGCCGCGCTTGATGGTGGCCATTTGGCGGTCAATATCCGTCATCACCCTTACCTCTGTGCTGGCTTCGGTAAAAAACGCCGGACCAAAAAAGAATATGCGCCGACGTAGACGGAAAGTGATACCCCCAAGGCGGCGATAGTGTCAAACCATGCCGCAGAGAATCAGCCAGCCTACAGGCTCAGCAGGGAGGCAACGCGGCTGGCGCTCAGGCCGCTGTGAACGGAAAGCGCGTCCATGGGATTTTGCGAGATCATGCTCATGGTGTCGTCAAGCACGCCATCCACTTCGTCATCTGCCAGCAAATTGGGGGCGCTCAGGCTGACAACATCGCGGGAAGGCATGCTGGCAGCGGTGTTTTCATCTTTTTCCATGGCAGGGAAGGCAAAGGCCGGAGTGGGGTTGAGTCCGGAAATTTTCATGGCGGTATCCTTTATGTTGATGACCTGCATGGGTCAAATTTTCCGCATGGCGGCAATACTGCCATAAAAGATGCAATTTTAGGGCCATAAAACCCGGATTGGGAGAAGGGGCGGTAGGGTAATCGTGGCAAAAGCAGGAACGTTGTGGCTACTTGCGCCTAGGCGGATTCTTGCTGATCCTTTGACGCATCGGCGTATTTGGTGAGGCACTGACGCAAACGGGGGGAGCCGCCCTTGACGTTGAGCCAGCGCAGTCGGGCGCGGCGGGCGCTCCAGTCCAGTTCTTCCTGAAAGCGCAGGCGCACGGCAATACCCTGTGCGTCAGGGGCCTTGCCGAAACCTGCCCGCTTGGCAAGAAAAACGTAGGGAGGCACAGTAACAGGCACCACGCTGGGCTGGAGAAAAAACAGGTAGGTTGCGTCGGAGGTGAAGGAAGGTACCGCCAGTTCTTCCGGCATGCAGACGCATGCCCCGCCTTCTGAAACATCCAGAATGCGCGTGGCTGGCGGGGGCAGCTGACTGTATTCCCCAAGCATGATGCGCAAATCGTTGATGGTGTCGGGGCGCTCCGGCGCGAGCAGCACGCTCGACATGCGGCTGTATCCAGCGCGCCAGGGTATACGTTTGCTGCTGCGCAACTGCCGTACAGTCACATGGCGTGAAAAGCGCAGTCCCAAATACAGCATTTCGCCACTGGGCCCCACAGCTGTTTCGCGAATCTGCGCGCTACCGTAAACGCCAAGGCGCGCCGTCATATCCTGCGCAATGTGCCGCTTGACGCTGAAGTAAAATTTGCCCTGGTTTATTAAAGCCTTGGGGTTCTGGGGCTGCATGCTCATGGAACGCACAACAAGCTGGGCCTCCCTGCCGTTGACCTCGCGTACCAGACCCTCCACAGATATGCAGGCAGTTTCGCCGCACC encodes the following:
- the tyrS gene encoding tyrosine--tRNA ligase, with product MTDIDRQMATIKRGMAELIDENELRKKIARGKPLRIKVGFDPTAPDLHLGHTVVMHKMRHFQELGHHVIFLIGDFTGRIGDPSGRSETRPPLTEEQVLANAETYKKQVFKILDPQKTEVAFNSAWLGKMDATGFIKLASSYTVARMMERDDFEKRFREQRPISIHEFLYPLCQGYDSVALKSDVEMGGTDQKFNLLVGRTLQAHYGIESQCILTLPLLEGTDGVRKMSKSYGNYIGIDEAPSQIFGKVMAISDELMWRYYELLSAKSLEDIAALKASVANGELHPKAAKENLAHEMVARYHSEKDADEAKQGFNAVFAGGGVPDDMPEHQCACGEDSTPPVFLEAAGLVKSRGEAKRLMKEGALSIDGERCEDAVTPLAAGEYVVKLGKKRFLKLKVR